A genome region from Neptunomonas japonica JAMM 1380 includes the following:
- a CDS encoding SDR family oxidoreductase: protein MELKDKVIVITGGGRGLGRSMALELAGHGAKLALADLNAEDLDVTVGLCMEKGVEARGYIANVADEASVEKLFDDVVADFGTLHGLVNNAGITRDGLFIKVKDGKVVKKMSMDQWNLVMDVNLTGTFLCGREAAIKMIETGSQGCIVNISSVSRSGNMGQTNYTATKAGVQAMAVTWAKELARYGVRAASIAPGYIGTEMVLSMKPEALEKIAAGIPAKRLGTPEEIAKTVTFILENDYVNGRCIEVDGALRI, encoded by the coding sequence ATGGAATTGAAAGATAAAGTTATCGTTATTACTGGTGGCGGCCGCGGACTAGGTCGTTCAATGGCTTTAGAACTAGCAGGACACGGTGCTAAATTAGCACTGGCTGACCTGAACGCAGAAGACTTGGATGTTACTGTTGGTCTTTGCATGGAAAAAGGCGTTGAAGCTCGCGGATACATCGCTAACGTTGCTGACGAAGCAAGCGTTGAAAAGCTTTTCGATGACGTCGTAGCTGACTTCGGTACACTGCACGGGTTAGTAAATAATGCAGGTATCACACGTGATGGTCTGTTCATTAAAGTAAAAGATGGCAAAGTCGTTAAGAAAATGTCTATGGACCAATGGAACTTGGTTATGGATGTAAACCTAACAGGTACTTTCCTTTGTGGTCGTGAAGCGGCTATTAAAATGATCGAAACAGGCTCACAAGGATGTATCGTTAACATCTCTTCTGTTTCACGTTCAGGCAACATGGGCCAGACTAACTACACTGCTACAAAAGCAGGCGTTCAGGCTATGGCAGTAACATGGGCTAAAGAGCTAGCGCGTTACGGTGTACGTGCAGCATCTATTGCTCCAGGTTACATCGGTACTGAGATGGTACTTAGCATGAAGCCAGAAGCGCTAGAAAAAATTGCTGCAGGTATCCCTGCAAAACGTCTGGGAACACCAGAAGAAATTGCAAAAACAGTGACATTCATTCTTGAGAATGACTATGTTAACGGTCGTTGCATTGAAGTAGATGGTGCACTGCGCATCTAA
- a CDS encoding AmpG family muropeptide MFS transporter: MSSVDSLSNSWLDSLKIYLHPRAIALLFLGFSSGLPILLVFGTLSFWLREAGVERSVITYFSWVGLAYGFKWLWAPLIDRLSLPFLSRWLGRRRSWLLLSQCLLIASLSGLAFSDPLLHLEYMALLAVAVAFSSATQDIVIDAYRIESAGERLQAAMAATYMAGYRLAMIVAGAGVLALAAWIEIDPMVYSQHSWQVAYLCMAALMGTGLITTLVIAEPPAVEMDQETLQQQRDITEKAEQMAHLPVWLSRFLGWSYIAILCPFSDFIKRYGKQAIIILALIGTYRISDVILGIIANVFYVDMGFSKQEVAKIIKIYGVIMTIIGAGLGGILVSRFGVMKILFTGALLAAGTNLLFAWLATLGHDTAMLTVVISLDNLSGGIATAAFVAYLSSLTNIQYSATQYALFSSVMLLFPKFLGGFSGGIVDSFNYTWFFTGTAILGLPVLILVWMAARITPIQTKL; the protein is encoded by the coding sequence ATGTCATCAGTAGATTCGCTATCCAATAGCTGGCTAGACTCACTAAAAATTTATCTTCACCCGCGTGCTATTGCGTTATTGTTTCTTGGTTTTTCTTCAGGGCTACCAATATTACTGGTTTTTGGAACACTATCTTTCTGGTTACGAGAAGCAGGGGTCGAGCGCAGTGTTATAACTTACTTCTCTTGGGTTGGGCTTGCTTATGGATTTAAATGGCTCTGGGCTCCCCTTATTGACCGACTATCCCTACCCTTTCTTTCTCGCTGGTTAGGCAGACGTAGAAGCTGGCTATTGCTTTCACAATGCTTATTAATTGCTAGCTTGTCAGGGTTGGCATTCTCTGACCCATTACTGCACTTGGAATACATGGCATTACTGGCTGTTGCGGTCGCCTTTAGTTCAGCTACTCAGGATATCGTCATTGATGCATACCGCATTGAATCAGCCGGTGAGCGTTTGCAAGCAGCAATGGCAGCGACCTATATGGCAGGTTACCGGTTAGCGATGATCGTTGCTGGTGCCGGTGTCTTAGCACTAGCAGCATGGATTGAGATAGATCCTATGGTCTACTCTCAACATTCTTGGCAAGTAGCCTACCTTTGCATGGCAGCACTCATGGGAACAGGGCTAATAACCACTCTAGTGATTGCTGAGCCTCCTGCGGTTGAAATGGACCAAGAAACACTACAACAGCAACGAGATATCACGGAGAAAGCGGAGCAAATGGCACATTTACCTGTGTGGTTATCACGCTTTTTAGGGTGGAGTTATATTGCCATACTTTGCCCATTTTCAGACTTTATTAAACGCTACGGAAAACAAGCCATTATCATTTTAGCCCTCATCGGAACTTACCGTATTTCAGACGTCATTCTTGGAATTATTGCCAATGTATTCTATGTAGACATGGGATTCAGCAAGCAAGAAGTCGCTAAGATCATTAAGATTTATGGCGTTATTATGACCATTATTGGGGCTGGCTTAGGCGGGATTTTAGTCAGCCGCTTTGGCGTAATGAAGATTCTTTTCACTGGGGCTTTACTGGCAGCTGGCACTAACCTTCTGTTTGCTTGGTTAGCCACGTTAGGCCACGACACTGCCATGCTTACCGTCGTCATCTCCTTAGATAATCTCAGCGGAGGCATTGCAACAGCCGCCTTTGTTGCTTACCTATCAAGCCTTACTAATATTCAATACTCTGCTACTCAATATGCACTCTTTAGTTCTGTCATGCTGCTTTTCCCTAAATTTTTAGGTGGTTTTTCAGGTGGTATTGTCGATAGTTTTAATTACACGTGGTTTTTCACAGGAACGGCCATACTTGGGCTTCCTGTATTAATCTTGGTATGGATGGCTGCACGTATTACCCCTATTCAAACCAAACTGTGA
- a CDS encoding YajQ family cyclic di-GMP-binding protein, whose translation MPSFDIVSELDKHELTNAVDQASRELQTRFDFKGVAASFALNGDSVNMEAEVDFQLQQMLDMLRSKLVARGIDTKCLEEKDPDRSGVKARQELVVKQGLDQPVAKKIIKVIKDAKLKVQTQIQGEKVRVTGKKRDDLQQAMALLKDSDIEMPLQYNNFRD comes from the coding sequence ATGCCATCATTCGATATTGTTTCTGAGCTGGACAAACATGAACTCACCAATGCGGTGGATCAGGCTAGTAGAGAGCTACAGACGCGTTTTGATTTTAAAGGTGTTGCCGCAAGTTTCGCGTTAAATGGTGATAGTGTGAACATGGAAGCGGAGGTTGATTTTCAGCTCCAACAAATGTTGGACATGTTGCGCTCTAAATTGGTAGCTCGTGGCATTGATACTAAATGTCTGGAAGAAAAAGATCCTGATAGATCAGGTGTTAAAGCACGCCAAGAGTTAGTGGTAAAACAAGGGCTTGATCAGCCAGTAGCGAAGAAAATCATTAAAGTAATAAAAGATGCTAAGTTAAAAGTACAAACACAGATTCAGGGAGAGAAAGTACGAGTGACGGGGAAGAAGCGTGACGACCTTCAGCAAGCGATGGCATTATTGAAGGACTCAGATATTGAGATGCCGTTGCAATACAATAATTTCCGAGATTAA
- a CDS encoding ketopantoate reductase family protein, with the protein MHWHILGAGAIGCTWAAQLCKSNHDVTLILRTKERLQQLSKSQGIIYQATNGEACTYNVGAELTKSKAPIKNLLICTKAYSTISALQSVADRLSSDANVVLLQNGLGPQQEAVKLFSELSIWAATTTDGAYLNAPYHVIRAGHGETLIGAISNKAQQSLDNIIPAPCGDLKIYMSADITHKLWCKVAINAAINPLTALNNCKNGMLVSNAVLSMKMQNICEEVEKIATACGQNLFDKPLYEMAKSIASTTAENYSSMLQDIKQNRPTEIEEITGFLCQQADKFGCHAPENRMLLQQIKQLSSAIPLT; encoded by the coding sequence ATGCATTGGCATATTCTAGGCGCTGGCGCCATCGGCTGTACGTGGGCAGCACAGCTTTGTAAATCAAACCACGATGTTACTTTAATTCTACGCACTAAAGAACGCCTCCAGCAATTAAGTAAAAGCCAAGGCATTATTTATCAAGCTACTAATGGTGAAGCCTGCACATATAATGTTGGTGCTGAGCTGACAAAAAGCAAAGCACCCATCAAAAATTTGTTGATCTGCACCAAAGCCTATTCAACCATCAGTGCATTACAGTCAGTCGCAGATAGACTAAGTAGTGATGCTAATGTGGTCTTACTGCAAAACGGTTTAGGGCCTCAACAAGAAGCCGTTAAACTCTTTTCTGAGCTATCCATCTGGGCAGCCACCACAACCGACGGCGCCTACCTTAATGCTCCTTATCATGTGATTCGAGCTGGACATGGAGAGACGCTCATAGGCGCTATATCCAACAAAGCACAACAGTCTTTGGATAATATAATTCCCGCTCCTTGTGGTGATTTAAAAATTTATATGAGCGCAGACATAACCCACAAACTATGGTGCAAGGTTGCTATTAATGCAGCAATTAACCCACTGACTGCATTAAATAATTGTAAAAATGGAATGCTCGTATCAAATGCAGTGCTTTCGATGAAAATGCAGAACATATGTGAAGAGGTTGAAAAAATCGCTACCGCCTGTGGACAGAACTTATTTGATAAACCTTTATATGAAATGGCTAAATCAATAGCGAGCACAACTGCAGAAAACTACTCTTCGATGTTGCAAGATATTAAACAAAACAGACCAACAGAGATTGAAGAAATTACCGGATTTTTATGTCAACAAGCAGATAAATTTGGATGCCATGCGCCTGAAAACCGTATGTTGTTACAACAAATCAAACAACTCTCATCGGCAATTCCACTAACTTAG
- a CDS encoding SdrD B-like domain-containing protein translates to MSTMTIRVTSSAVNEAGTGFGDQPDLGAPSFWDVIITDSTNPNLANGTYDGYCLHPELPIAFSPTEYQGDASDGQDVNNYLAADVTSSITDTQIAQINWLLSQNFTSDSKYAGQFNYGEMQAAIWEVMGFTPAEYNVGINPGVLSDNGRQVVEQSDVAFLVAQSQSAVDSGINVVPSDTFFSMVVDPDGIQQPLIIQLQSAKLGDYVWLDEDLDGIQDASELGVDGVVVELYDAAGTLISSTVTGDDYSTAEVETGYYQFTGLNAGDYSVKFITPANMVLTAADAAANSQDNSDSDANTVTGMTATITLAEGESNQSVDAGLVALASIGDKVFEDSNANGIQDAGETGIENLTVNLYTCNPDGSTGALVGTTTTDANGNYDFTGLNPGDYKVEFVAADGYIFSTQDATVDDSADSDADSNGLTGCYNLESGENDTTVDAGLYQTASLGDYVWVDTNGDGQQDEAGTGLNGVTVNLLDGNGNVIATTVTADNAGNAGYYLFDNLTPGDYSVEFVAPNGYNFTQQDQGNDASDSDANTATGRTVTTTLTSGENDLSWDAGLVAEVQNASLGDKVWLDKDCDGIQDADEAGLAGVTVNLLDASGATVGTTSTDAAGEYLFTDLVPGTYSVSFAAPNGYIFTHQDAAADDVDSDADANGMTGQYVLAAGDNNLTVDAGLVEYTTTDVSFNFNGSSSGSGTYGNIRSYTENGVTVNASAFSRNDSSGQWDTAYLGTFSGGLGVTNRGESGSGSSHTVDNNGADDYVLFEFSDTVTIDSAFLGYVVNDSDMSVWVGTVDGAFDNHLTLSDSVLADMGFSEVSNGSSSTRLADLNADELAGNVLIIAAKTTSSNDYFKIQHLNVQVKESVCESGDCAPIVIEAEDMQRCDYRIESNSDASGGAVVKLTDYDGYVKTTFDGPSGNYDFTLNYIDENDGYGMLKIKVNGTTVKTINLDQQVGDHTNGFASVTIDDLQLNKGDVIKVVGWFEGCEYARIDSIVLKNCDTTPVPTNEAPVDGDECVTVSESDGRQTLATNALTNASDADGDSVFVKSLEGEDLTNGGDDWDVAVGDNGGLLYIYADGTVEFDTNGEFDALNTGETAATSFTYVVSDGNGGENQSTYKVVVNGEGAQKASLGDRVWHDRDQDGYQDSSESGINNVRLDLYKWTGSTTVWAAKTYTDSNGDYSFNNLDEGYYYIRADKSTLPYGYEFTGKDWASDSSDSDVNNSGYTSWIWLDEGEQDNNWDVGAYYCPIVVDLDGNGVQTLSVDAGTRFDMNNDGSADSTGWISGSDAFIVHDVNGNGVIDNRSEMFGGDNTGDGFRKLAAFDTNGDGVIDLSDDAFAQLQVWQDANENGITDVGELSSLTDAGLAELDVQFETRTEGAETEQNGNRLLDWSTAEQADGSKVDLVDVYFAKGDGIDLSNVESLESAVTSQTSLSSLDLGMDQNEFAYDGAVSNAFDALDIPDMAILGTADEHQIV, encoded by the coding sequence ATGTCTACTATGACAATCAGAGTAACCTCTTCAGCTGTAAATGAAGCAGGGACTGGTTTTGGTGATCAGCCGGATTTGGGAGCTCCCAGTTTCTGGGATGTGATTATTACAGATAGCACGAACCCAAATTTAGCTAATGGGACTTATGACGGTTATTGCTTGCATCCTGAGCTGCCTATTGCTTTTTCACCTACTGAATATCAAGGTGATGCTAGCGATGGACAAGATGTAAATAATTATCTAGCTGCAGATGTTACTAGTAGCATAACTGATACTCAGATAGCGCAAATAAACTGGCTATTATCGCAGAACTTCACCTCAGATTCGAAATATGCTGGCCAATTTAACTATGGTGAAATGCAAGCAGCAATCTGGGAAGTTATGGGGTTTACTCCTGCCGAATATAATGTCGGTATTAACCCAGGTGTGTTGTCCGATAATGGTCGTCAAGTAGTTGAGCAAAGCGATGTAGCTTTTCTTGTTGCTCAATCTCAGTCAGCAGTAGATAGCGGCATTAATGTTGTCCCTTCTGATACTTTCTTTTCTATGGTTGTTGATCCGGATGGAATACAGCAACCACTTATCATTCAATTACAGTCTGCAAAGTTAGGCGATTATGTTTGGTTGGATGAAGATTTAGATGGTATTCAGGATGCTAGTGAGCTGGGTGTTGATGGCGTTGTTGTTGAGCTTTACGATGCTGCCGGCACTCTTATTTCAAGTACTGTTACGGGTGACGATTACAGCACCGCAGAAGTTGAAACGGGCTATTACCAATTTACAGGTCTTAACGCAGGTGACTACTCGGTTAAATTTATAACACCTGCAAATATGGTACTAACAGCTGCCGATGCCGCTGCAAATTCTCAAGATAATTCTGATAGTGATGCCAATACTGTTACCGGTATGACTGCAACAATTACCTTGGCGGAAGGTGAATCAAATCAAAGTGTTGATGCTGGCCTCGTAGCGCTAGCCAGCATTGGCGATAAAGTCTTTGAAGACAGCAATGCAAACGGCATTCAAGATGCAGGCGAGACCGGCATTGAGAACCTGACCGTTAACCTCTACACGTGCAACCCCGATGGCAGCACCGGCGCATTGGTCGGTACCACCACGACGGATGCGAATGGTAACTACGACTTCACAGGCCTAAACCCGGGTGACTACAAAGTTGAATTCGTAGCCGCTGACGGTTACATCTTCAGCACACAGGATGCGACTGTTGATGACAGCGCTGACTCGGATGCAGACAGCAACGGTCTGACGGGTTGCTACAACCTAGAATCCGGCGAGAACGACACCACGGTTGATGCGGGTCTTTACCAGACCGCGAGCTTGGGCGACTACGTATGGGTTGATACCAACGGTGACGGCCAGCAAGACGAAGCAGGCACAGGCCTTAACGGTGTCACGGTTAATCTGTTGGATGGTAACGGCAACGTTATCGCCACAACGGTTACAGCGGATAATGCAGGCAACGCCGGCTACTACCTGTTTGATAACCTAACACCGGGCGACTACAGCGTTGAGTTCGTAGCACCGAATGGCTATAACTTCACACAGCAGGATCAAGGCAACGATGCCTCTGACTCTGATGCCAACACAGCGACAGGCCGTACCGTAACGACGACACTGACCTCAGGCGAGAACGACCTGAGCTGGGATGCGGGTCTAGTAGCAGAAGTACAGAATGCTTCTTTGGGCGATAAAGTATGGCTCGATAAAGACTGTGATGGTATCCAAGATGCAGATGAAGCAGGCTTAGCAGGTGTTACTGTTAACTTGTTGGATGCATCAGGCGCTACAGTAGGAACGACTTCTACTGATGCCGCCGGAGAGTATCTGTTTACTGATTTGGTTCCTGGTACTTATAGCGTGTCTTTTGCAGCACCAAATGGCTACATCTTCACGCATCAAGACGCCGCCGCAGATGATGTCGATTCAGACGCGGATGCTAATGGCATGACGGGCCAGTACGTATTAGCAGCAGGTGACAATAACCTAACAGTAGATGCCGGTCTTGTTGAGTATACGACTACGGATGTTTCGTTTAACTTTAATGGCAGCTCTTCGGGTTCTGGTACTTACGGCAACATCCGTAGCTACACAGAAAATGGCGTAACTGTTAATGCGAGTGCTTTCAGCAGGAACGATTCATCTGGTCAGTGGGATACAGCATATCTAGGAACTTTCTCAGGTGGGCTGGGTGTTACTAACCGTGGCGAAAGTGGCTCTGGTAGCAGTCATACCGTTGATAATAATGGTGCTGATGATTACGTGCTGTTCGAGTTCAGTGATACGGTAACTATCGATAGTGCTTTCTTGGGCTATGTTGTTAACGATAGCGATATGAGTGTTTGGGTTGGCACAGTTGATGGTGCATTTGATAACCACTTAACACTAAGCGACTCTGTTCTTGCCGATATGGGCTTTAGTGAAGTAAGTAACGGTAGCAGCAGCACACGCTTAGCTGATCTTAACGCTGACGAGCTTGCGGGTAATGTACTGATTATTGCAGCTAAAACTACTAGCTCTAATGACTACTTTAAAATTCAGCATTTGAACGTACAGGTTAAAGAATCTGTTTGTGAAAGTGGTGATTGCGCTCCTATCGTCATCGAAGCTGAAGATATGCAGCGTTGTGACTACCGGATTGAGTCCAACAGTGATGCATCTGGTGGGGCCGTTGTTAAATTGACTGACTACGATGGCTATGTGAAAACTACCTTCGATGGTCCAAGTGGTAACTATGATTTCACGTTGAACTATATTGACGAGAATGATGGTTATGGCATGTTGAAAATTAAGGTTAATGGCACAACTGTTAAAACTATTAATCTTGATCAACAGGTTGGCGATCATACCAACGGCTTTGCTTCAGTGACAATCGATGACCTTCAACTAAATAAAGGGGATGTCATTAAAGTAGTGGGCTGGTTCGAAGGTTGTGAATATGCACGTATCGACAGTATCGTACTGAAGAATTGTGATACAACTCCTGTGCCTACAAATGAAGCGCCTGTAGATGGTGACGAATGCGTTACTGTTTCTGAAAGCGATGGTCGCCAGACACTGGCTACTAACGCGCTTACCAATGCTTCGGATGCTGACGGTGATTCTGTCTTTGTGAAATCGTTGGAAGGTGAAGACTTAACAAACGGTGGTGATGATTGGGATGTGGCTGTTGGTGACAACGGAGGGCTACTCTATATCTATGCTGATGGTACGGTTGAGTTTGACACAAACGGCGAGTTTGATGCTCTGAATACAGGCGAAACAGCGGCGACTTCTTTCACATATGTAGTAAGTGACGGCAACGGCGGTGAGAACCAATCAACGTATAAAGTGGTCGTAAACGGCGAAGGCGCACAGAAAGCTTCTTTGGGTGATCGTGTTTGGCATGATAGAGATCAAGATGGTTATCAAGACTCTTCTGAAAGCGGTATAAACAATGTTCGTTTAGATCTTTATAAGTGGACTGGAAGCACAACAGTTTGGGCTGCTAAAACTTATACCGACTCTAATGGTGATTACTCATTCAATAACCTAGACGAAGGTTACTATTATATCCGCGCTGATAAGAGCACATTGCCATATGGCTATGAGTTTACCGGTAAGGATTGGGCAAGCGATAGTTCAGATTCTGATGTGAATAACAGTGGTTACACGTCTTGGATCTGGTTGGATGAAGGTGAACAGGATAACAACTGGGATGTTGGTGCTTATTATTGCCCTATCGTTGTTGATTTGGATGGTAACGGCGTGCAAACACTAAGTGTTGACGCTGGTACTCGTTTCGATATGAATAACGATGGGTCAGCTGATAGCACGGGTTGGATTTCTGGTTCGGATGCTTTCATTGTTCACGATGTAAACGGTAACGGTGTAATTGATAACCGTAGTGAGATGTTTGGTGGCGATAATACCGGTGACGGATTCCGTAAGTTAGCGGCATTTGATACTAATGGTGATGGTGTTATTGATCTTTCTGATGATGCATTCGCTCAACTACAAGTTTGGCAGGATGCAAACGAGAACGGTATTACTGATGTGGGTGAATTAAGCTCACTGACTGATGCCGGTTTGGCGGAATTGGATGTGCAATTTGAAACACGCACTGAAGGCGCTGAAACAGAGCAAAACGGTAACCGCTTACTAGATTGGTCTACGGCTGAACAGGCTGATGGCTCGAAAGTTGATCTGGTTGATGTGTACTTTGCTAAAGGCGATGGCATTGATTTGAGCAATGTAGAAAGCCTTGAGTCAGCTGTTACAAGTCAGACTAGCCTAAGCTCGTTGGATCTTGGAATGGATCAGAATGAGTTTGCTTATGATGGTGCTGTATCGAATGCATTTGACGCCCTGGATATCCCAGATATGGCTATCTTAGGCACTGCTGATGAGCATCAAATAGTGTAA
- a CDS encoding PEP-CTERM sorting domain-containing protein, which produces MKKLIAGSALMLTSVSVIAAPVFNQVPEPGMLPLLGAGVAAMVIARRLKK; this is translated from the coding sequence ATGAAAAAATTGATCGCTGGTTCTGCTCTAATGCTTACTTCTGTTTCTGTCATTGCTGCTCCTGTTTTTAATCAGGTTCCTGAGCCAGGCATGTTGCCTTTGTTAGGTGCTGGTGTAGCAGCAATGGTTATTGCTCGTCGCTTGAAAAAATAA
- a CDS encoding HlyD family type I secretion periplasmic adaptor subunit encodes MNDVKQTEATTQYLEKAVDDSRFLFIGFLIIAVVFVGMGTWASVAPIASAAHAQGKVRVENNKKIVQHLQGGIVKSVLVRDGDYVEKGQVLMVLDDTQAKAQLEVVQGQYILSRAREARLIAQRDQLSEVIFPQDLMDLQDDRRAQEAVEVQRQIFNVRKESYENELALYAQQAEQLESQLTGLEAQKKSRQRLVYSYSNQLKDLKSLEKKGFAEKGREREIYREVAQSRGELGELLASIASTKSEVVASKLQALQLQKELQREVASEVDEVQERLFQLIEQRQALEDTLSRTQIRSPQTGTVLELAVHTVGGVIGEGEKLMDIVPEGVRLIIEARVSPVDIDRLSIGQVVDVRFSAFKMRETPRIDGKLINISADSILDPNDSTQAPYYLAIIELTDEGLQHLIGNDLKLIAGMPAEVFVQTGERTLFQYLSDPLVDTVARSFIEE; translated from the coding sequence ATGAATGATGTAAAACAAACAGAAGCAACAACACAGTATTTAGAAAAAGCTGTTGATGATAGCCGCTTTCTTTTCATTGGATTCCTTATCATTGCAGTCGTGTTTGTTGGTATGGGTACATGGGCTTCTGTTGCGCCAATTGCCAGTGCGGCGCATGCACAAGGAAAAGTCCGGGTAGAGAATAACAAGAAGATAGTTCAGCATTTGCAAGGCGGTATTGTTAAGTCTGTCTTGGTGCGTGATGGAGATTATGTTGAGAAGGGGCAGGTCTTGATGGTGCTTGATGATACTCAGGCAAAGGCTCAGTTAGAGGTGGTTCAAGGGCAGTACATTCTTTCGCGTGCGCGTGAAGCTCGCTTGATTGCTCAGCGTGATCAGTTGAGTGAAGTTATATTTCCTCAAGATTTGATGGATCTTCAAGACGATCGTCGTGCTCAAGAAGCGGTAGAGGTGCAGCGGCAAATTTTCAACGTACGTAAAGAGTCCTATGAAAATGAACTCGCGCTGTATGCTCAGCAGGCTGAGCAGCTAGAGTCGCAGCTAACAGGTCTTGAAGCCCAGAAAAAAAGCCGTCAACGTTTGGTGTACTCTTATTCAAACCAGTTGAAAGATTTAAAGTCATTAGAGAAGAAAGGCTTTGCTGAAAAAGGTAGGGAGCGTGAAATTTATCGCGAAGTGGCGCAAAGCCGTGGTGAGCTAGGTGAATTGCTTGCAAGTATTGCCTCAACAAAATCTGAAGTGGTGGCTTCTAAGCTGCAGGCTCTACAGTTACAAAAAGAATTGCAAAGAGAAGTTGCTTCAGAGGTTGATGAAGTGCAAGAGCGTCTATTTCAGCTGATTGAGCAGCGCCAAGCCTTAGAGGATACGTTGTCGCGTACGCAAATACGTTCTCCTCAAACAGGGACTGTTTTAGAGCTCGCTGTTCACACGGTAGGTGGTGTCATTGGCGAAGGTGAAAAGCTTATGGATATTGTGCCTGAAGGGGTTAGGCTGATAATAGAAGCTAGAGTTTCTCCGGTCGATATTGATAGATTGTCTATTGGGCAAGTTGTCGATGTTCGCTTCTCAGCTTTCAAGATGAGGGAGACGCCGCGAATTGATGGGAAGTTAATTAATATTTCAGCGGATAGTATTTTAGATCCAAATGATTCGACTCAGGCGCCTTATTATCTTGCCATTATTGAGTTAACGGATGAAGGCTTGCAGCATTTAATAGGTAATGACTTGAAGCTCATTGCTGGAATGCCTGCCGAGGTTTTTGTGCAAACCGGCGAACGAACTTTATTTCAGTACTTATCTGATCCTCTTGTAGACACGGTGGCGCGCTCATTTATAGAAGAGTAG